Within Vigna unguiculata cultivar IT97K-499-35 chromosome 2, ASM411807v1, whole genome shotgun sequence, the genomic segment GCTTTTCTTTCTATAACCCAACTCCTATTTCGTAGACTTTCATGCTCAACTCATAAGATAATGATGACGGTAATCACAATCTTTAATTTGGCATCTTTTTTGTCCACTAAGTTTATTTCGTATATAAAGTTTTCGGCCTCAtcatactttttttcttttcttttcctcaaTCTTCGCTATTGTCTGGAGATGTACGctaaatactattatatatttatcgtTCAATATCACGAGTCCTCGTACTAATGTTATTCAAATGTCTGATAACAAAATTTCGATCTAAGTTCCCAAACATTTGTTTAAAATCAAAAGGTGAAGAATATCACAGCGAGACTTTGAATAGAAAACAATACAGTGTTCAAATTAATAGCAAATCTCATTGAAATTCACTATCAACGAACTATAATATTGAGTAACTGACctgtttttttatctattatacaTAAAAGCAACTTCAACCATCGTTGTGATAATAATGACACTAAACAATGCCTCATTTCTTTCATTGACCCACAACAAAATGTGAGAGCACCATGCTATGGACCTAACATGAGCTTCCCTATCAACTACATCAATATTCACATCACGCGGGAAAATTACTAAAACATGGGCAATACTTTTGCAGTTATAAATGAAGAGACTAGATACTACTGAAAATTATACACAAGTGGAGtgttatcattatatatatccCCTTCATAAAAGTTGTTCTCCCCATACTTGAGTTCATAGAACAAGAGACTTACGAGACCAACTAGAAGAAGGGATGCAACTACGATTTGTTTCTTCCCTCAAAACTTTCACAGGAAGTAAGATAATTGCTCTTTCTTCCTTGAACCTCCTTCCCCGTACATTTCATTCCACTGCTTTAACTCACTCATTCCTGCCCCCTCAGCTGCGTAGCTTGCGGAAACCTGTGTTCCAAGATGATGGTCAAATAAAGCAATCTTATCTTGTCGCTACATTCATTCAAATAAGCAACGAAGCCAGGCATATGTGACAACGAAATTCAAGGTATATGATGTTAAAATAGATTGAATAAGCAAAAGAATCCTATATGGTGAGAGTCTTACCTGACTCCTAGCCTCTTTGAAGTCTTGCATGTTCAAAGGTCTAAGGGAAATTACTCTTTCCTGTTTAACTTCCTCTTTTGCTTCCACACCATCTTGGGTATTTCCCGCATTGTTATTCTGTTCTTCAACACCTTTCTGCCTTTTCTCCTGCAGGAAACAAATGTGAAATCGGCATGATAATCATATAAGGGCAGGATTTTGCGTAGGCCTTTCAAAGATATTGCCTAGTTACCAGCATTTTTATTCTCTCTTGCTGAATTAACTCTCTAACAGGTCTGTAAGCAGCAGTTGTACACAAGTTCTACATTTAACAATTAGTGAGAGTGAAAAATGTGTTAGGCACCTTTGAGCATCAAAAGCTAAAAATAGTAAAAGCATTTTCAGGTTGTAGCACGATAGTCACATATATAGTGAAATAGTTAGAAAATTGCATAAACCTTGAGATCACTTCCGCTGTATCCTTCTGTCATAGTTGCGAGTTCcttaaaatcaaatttcttGTCCACCTTTTCTTTTCGCAAAAGAGTCGTCAAAATTTTTTCCCTGTTCTCCGCGCTTGGCATCCCCACCATTATTCTGTTAACAAAAGATGAGCGTTACAGTAATTACAAATGATAAAGTATTACTGAATTTCAGAGTATTCAGATTGTCACCAACATATATATGCCATCCGTGCCCAGAACAAAAAGCAAGTCAAGAACTAGTAGACATACCTCCTTTCAAATCTCCTAATTATTGCTTCATCCAGGTCAAACGGCCTATTGGTCGCAGCAAGAACAAGGATACGCTCCGATGGATTTGTCATTAGTCCATCCCAAAGTGTCATAAACTCATTCTTTATTTTACGCATGGCTTCATGCTCTCCAACTCTGGTACGTTGCCCCAGCATACTATCAACCTCATCAACAAATATAATAGTTGGGGAGACCTTGGCTGCTAGAGTGAACAAAGCTCTAACATTCTTCTCGTCTTCACCAAACCATTTAGAGGTGACGGTAGACATGGATACATTAATGAAACTTGCTCCAGCTTCGTTTGCAATGGCCTTTGCCAGCATTGTCTTCCCTGTGCCAGGAGGTCCAAAAAGCAATATTCCTTTACAAGGCTTTAGAAGGCCTCCGCGGAAAAGGTCTGGCCTTCGAAGAGGAAGCATAACTAGTTCTTGAAGCGATTCTTTGGTCTCATCTAAGGCACCAACATCAGAGAATTTTACACCAATTTCGCTTGCTGGTATTACCTCAGGCCTTATTCGCTTCTCAAACTCATTGTCGGGGGGAACTTCCTGCATGTGAATATATCAATGGAGGTTTAAAATTGAAGGTGGGTGTCAAATGataattttcctttaaaattatataatttacaGAAACAATAAAAACGGAGAGTCAACGCAACAGAATAGAAAGGATTCATAACCTAACTGCAATTACTACCTACTCTAGCGCTCCATTTTAACATTTGGAATTATGTTATAGAGGGAGAGGTTGCTATGCTTGTATGAACTACTTTTTTGTGGACGTGATTTGTAACAactgtattttttattaaaataaaggaggAGGCTTACAACTTTTGATGCAGGAAATGCATTTTCACCGTCAGTTTTTCCCACTGAAATTGATGTATCTGCTTCAGCCTTTATTTCAGGAGCAGGTTTTTCTGACGCTGTTTCTGGCTTCACAGCAGCTTCTTCTCTCGGCTTTATGCAAATGACacagaaagagagaaaaaaatatgtctATATTAGTACTTGTTAGGCATTATTCACAATTTAATGCACATTCATGCCATGCAGAGCAAACCTCAGTCGTAACTGCCTGGGCTTCTAATTTTAATGTATCTCTTGTACTGAATTTCCCCTCCTGGAATATACCCAATGCATGGGACAAACTGTTTCGCAAACAAGAAGTAagcatattaaaattatatagtaTATGTAATTAAAGTTGCTACTCTGACCTGCTACAAGGAATAACTAGTTTGCCATTTCTGTATTCAGGATCTATGTTACTCATTAAATGATAAGAAATTGCTGAGACGACGATCTCTTCTATATGGTTACTGAAAGCTATTGTATCTGCCACACAGATGGAACCCAGGTCATCACAATAAAGATCATTGGCTGCAAGCACTTCCATAATATGGTTCTTATTATCCTGAGTCTGTATTGTCTTCATGTTCTCTTCAAATTGAGACTTCCAGCTGACATGATAAGATTCATCTTCTGGAGGACTGATTTCTATGTTGTATGGGAAGACGGAAGAAAGTCTTTCATCCACTTCTTTGGAGTCACTTCCAGAATCCAAAACTCGTGAACCAAGAATCAAAATTCGTCCATGTAGTTTATTCAACATTTTCTGGAATAGGTTATATGTCCGTTGTGATCTATACAACAACTTATCAACATCCCGCAAATATAGAACAATGGGATATGTTTTTGATACATACATTAGAACCTGCAGGTGAATTTTTACCTATCAAATCAATGATCGTATAAAGCCTCATTAAATCCATAGATTAACCTTaaaggtaatatatatatatatatatatatatatatatatgtatgtatatataagagaaaataaatattctattCTCACAACAATTTCCTACAATATTTTCTtacaactcatttttttttatctcttcctCTCCATCACGTCTCTCTTATTTCAGGCTtcgtttcttttctcttcttatcCCTCTTCTAACTGTAGAAAAAAGTAATAGAATACACGGGCTAGAATATAATCtgtcaataaaaaataacattacctTGTAAAGAGTTTGTACAAGAAGCTTTTCATCAAAAGGCCAGTTGGTTATGTTCTTCTGAGGGGCTGAAGCTAGATTGAGAGATAGAAGGAGTCAGTAGAGAACATGATCAAGTGAAAATGGCAATAGTATGATTAAGTATGACTTAAACTTTCATTGTATTATGGCTAAGTTTAAATAAGCTTCTTAGAAAGTACTTATAgggaaaataaataatgaatataaaaggtaaaatgtgtcaaacttttttataaattaaaatcatccCATATACTTTAATATGTTTAGAACcttacatatttaaatttccCAATTACGAAAAAAATTTACTTTGTTTTTACCTTCTTAATTCGTCCTCCTTTTGTCTACAAACATTTGCTGAAAAGTGTATCCAAACTGGCTCTAGTTTTCACTATAAAGATGGATCTAACTATTGTACTAAGCCAatcctaaaaataaattttaacactACATTAGAAAGTATCACTTTGATGTATGACATcgtatcctttttttttttttgcctcaAATTCATTCTGCTGCCATTCGTAAATCAGGTTCTCTGTACAAAATTAAACTCCAGCGGAAGGTACCAATTAATCATGTAAACCAATAGTTGTAACTAATGTATTTAAAGGTGTTCTTGAATCAACCTGAATTTGTAGGATTGCTTTGCAAAGCTAGGTTACTGATATTTGCAGAGGCAGACGCATTCCTACGCATCTTAGAAGGATTACAGAATCCTTCAGATTCCCTGCAAAGAAAGGGAGACAATTCAGATATAGGATAAATAAACTAACAGggaaatatatatatctttccATGGTCAATTGATAAACAAATTCTTCTTACATTGACCGAAGGTCCCCTCCGCTGGGTTGCCTGTGAATTTTCCCTTCAAATAAAAGCTCTTGGTTAGAAATATAGTTTTCCTTAGTTTTTTAAACAAGTGCATCAGATGGAATACTGATGTCTAGAAGTAACTGGTATCTCTTAAACTTGACAACACGTGAAAAAACCTCAACTAAAGCTACTTGTATCCTCTTCTAACTCATCTAAAAAAAGCTTGAAAAGTATCAAAGTTTACTTTTCTCCTCATAAAACGTTAAAAAACTTATTCTTGAAACCAGAAAGGCTGAAAAATAGTGCATCAAAGACTAATCAAACATTTGGCTACTATGTTGTGCGTAACCAAATTGCAACACACTTCTCTACTCTCTCTTCATCTACCAAAAGCAACAAGAAGTTAAATGTGTGTCCAAACACTCCAAAATTAAGTTCTCCAccctaaataaaaatatttccacCAGTTTATACCTTTAAGTTCTTCCTTTTGTGAAAACATTGAAAATGATTCAAATAGGTCGGATATCCGCTCCAAAGTTGTCTCTGAGGTAGACCTTTTGAAAGTCTAAAATCAGAAACAAAGGAAAATGAATTAAAGCCCAATTGcttattcaaaaagaaaaaacatggcATCTTCATCTATAATAGTTAGAAGTAAAAGCAATAAAAGATAAACCAAGATCTTACCGATCGTTTGTTGGCATAACCATATTTATTCTGAATCTGCACAGATGAGAAACCAACCAACCATTATGAGCATAATTATCTTGAGCAAGTATTAAACCACAGAAACACTTCTCATTTTAACCTTCAATGAAAAGTCAGTGAGATCTAACAGAAGCAACTTCGCCTCAAAGTAGTGGGCCAAAGCTTTGGCAAGCACTTGTTGATAAAGCTCTGTAATACATTAAGAGAGAAAGTTTTAATTGACTTGATGATGATAGTATAAACATCAAACTTATCAATCCATCATTAAGAAACAACATATTCCAACCAACCTGCTGGCCCCGAAAGCATGATAGTCCGGCTTGCAGGAGCAAGATTCCGTGTATATCTGGAAACCTCGGCATTCTTCAAATGGACATAAGCAGCACTTGTTAACATCACCCTTGTCTGTTCCCTGTCATCAAGTAAAGAAACGGAATGTAAATAAGAATACAAGAACACATACACAATTTCAAGAAGAAGGTTTGTAATGAGAAAGAATACCTAAGATAAAAAGGGAATTGATCAAATGTGACACTGCTTTCTCTGCCATCCACGACCATTCGGAGCATTTCCTGTTCGAGATTCTCCGGAGTAACGCGGTCTGAGGAAGAATTACCATTAACTCCCCATTTGGAAAGGTGTTGTCCAGAGGACAACCCAATCCCCACTCCTACACCCACCCCAACACTCAGCGCCGATAACAGAATGTTTCTATGTTCCATCTTCCTTTCTTCCTTCTACACAATTATCACcctcaattattattattattatcttctaTTTCTATCGTACAATAGAATCAAGCAACCATGTTAAATGGTTTcatgcttttttatttttttcaatctgTTTCGAAAAATGTAACTGCAAAACTCTGTACGCGAGTCCCCAACACGGGGAAAAAGTAGGATGAAGAAGAAACAGAAAGAGGGAAAGTTGCTTTTAAGGAAAAGAGTGTGCGTTTGTGAATGCGATGGTTTTTGTGTGGACTGCGAAATGAACGGATCGGGAAAGAGAGATGGAAAGTTTGGCTAATGGCAGATACAAGAGTTCCTGCTATTCATTCTGTTGCGTGTAACTGTTTTATCGCTTTCCCGCACTTTTCTTCCTATTTTCTTTGCCTCTCTTCTCCCttctataattcaaaataaagttttctttgCCGCTATTCATTCTGTTGCGTGTAACTGTTTTATCGCTTTCCCGCActtctctttctattttctttgcCTTTCTTGTCACTTCTATATTTCGAAATAAAGTGCACTCTATTTCTGTCTTTTTACATTGCTATCGTTCAAATTAGGAATGTTAAATAATCTTTATTATTCTGCAATTTGATTTAAGTAATgaattttattagaatttaaataaataaaacaaaatttaaaacatatataattgtaattttttaatatttaatattaaataaataaaaatacgtcctttttgacataaaatatttcataattttatattttctttaattaatttatattaaaaaaataaaaaatatagtaccAAAGCATGTATATTGTTATCTCATAAAGATGAGGATAGACAtgagataaaaatttaatgtgaaaatattttttttgaaaaaataaatgtgatatTAAAACTCGTCCGACCGTTCCACTAGTTTAAATTGATACACGGTTACAAAATGATCttattatatgttgatttttatattaattttaatttaatatttatcttacaaatatctataacaatatataaaagggattctcctttttgtgtccacttttcaaaataccgattttacccctttaaatataataatttatctataacaatatataaaagggATTCCTAAGGGATTccttttgtgtccacttttcaaaataccgattttacctctttaaatataataatttattaaattttaaaaaattgacgcttacttttacaaactttttataaaatcatatatttctatttcttctcttcttctttatttattaatggttattcttttatttattctgatatatttcactttattttgaataaatataattttaatatatatatctataactatatataaaggggattccctcttttgtgtccacatttcataattccaactttaccctttataatttaattatttattaaatttttaaaaattaatggttatttgtataagtttttataaaattatttacttatctcctttttctttttttctcttactattcatcaacagttatttttctcttattttctccgtacattttattttattttttataaatatacttttattttatttattaacttaataacattacaacatcatcaattattaatataattcaaaaaaatgtgtacacacaggcgctaggcgcgatagcgcctgtgtttacactagtatatatataatatatatatataatatatatatatatatatataatatatatataatatatatatatatatatattaacttaataacattataatattatcacctattaatatatcatgcatatttaaaaattatatacacaCAGGTACAATAGCGTTTGTGTTacgctaataataataataataataataataatacaattacaaattttaatatatatatatatatatatatatatatatatattaacttaataacattataatattatcacctattaatataatatcacgcatattttaaaattgtatacacAAAAGCATAGCGCTTGTGTTACGCCAGTAAAGATAAATAGAAGTTAAAAActgttaaaaaagttaataagtAGAACATTTTAAGTTGAGTTTGGACTAGAAATCACGTGAAAATATACTGCTAATGACATCACTTAGCCTTTTCCTTACTGGCAcaaaattaagtcatttttcttccttctaCATCCCATTACCGATATAGATGAAGcacaaaggaaagaaaaattgtaataaaGTTGAGGGAAAAAACATCCTCCAAAGTGAATAAGTATAAAAGGTGTCAgattaataagaaaattaactGTTGATAATCCAGCGTACATAAGCTAGCAATTGCTTATGAAAGTCAGGTTCTGTGCTTTTTCAGATTAATATACTTGAGTCGTGTATCCAACACAAATATTACTTTAAGCTTAAAAGTGTAGTGATTTAGATAGAAGTAAACTAAAGTAGAAAGttgaagagaaataaataaaaaactaaaaaaaatctatgaatgatttaattgatttaataaattaaaaaaaatatataaagtgatatatttataatatgattaataaatctaaaagtgaacagaaattataaaatattccataaaaaaaatgtgtctGATAATAATAACACGATGAAAGAGCATtggaaacgaaaaaaaaaaaacatttactaAAGAACCATGTTACTGCCCCAAGTTAAGAAAGTAGAAACAGAGTAAATTGTCCCATGAGACCCACAGAGAAGAtggtaaaaaggtataaatagatCGTTAAAGCAACAGCTCTGAAAAACAACGGGTGAGTGAAGCAGTTGAATGCGACGTGTAGTCCGTATCAGAAAAACTTATAGACTCTGTAGCCTGACCTGAGCCTCCAGCGTAATCCAGTAAAAACAAGGAGTTTATGATCAAACTTAATTATTTGCGACGTTTGGTTACCAAATCTGGATTGCCTTTCCTCATCATGGCTACAAACTCCTCATAGTTAATTCTTCCATCCTGCAACAAATTAGAGAATGGATGATTCAAATACTGAAAAAAGAGTATACAAACATCTAAAATTTCACCCTAGGATGAAGAACAGAGCTGCGTACATTGTCTGTATCGACTTCGGAAATGATTTCCTTTATTGTTTTATCATCAcccatattatattttttaagggCAGATTCCAACTCTTCCATAGTGATGTACCTAAGAAAACAGAGGCAAGTACATTTTACGTGAAATCAATATATGATTCAACAACAAACTAAGATGCCAAGATTGGCATggtaaaatttatgaatgaaaaagtATACAAGATCAGGATGCTCTTATCTCATGTTTCAAACATGGGAAGGTCATATTCCTCTAACGAGAGACACACATAACCATAGTTGATACCCATTTTGATTATTGCACGActcactaattttaattttaacatgaCACTCTGACAACTTAGTAAATAAAATGagatgattttaataaaaaaaagagattacCCGCTTCTATCCTTGTCAAAATATTCAAAAGCTTTATATAAGTGGTCCTCTCTTTCCATTCTATTCATATGCATGGTAGCTGTTATAAATTCAATGTAATCAATGGTCCCATTTCCGTCTACATCAGCCTGAGAACCAAACAATTCATTTATATCATCATTATAGTGGAAGAAAAGTCATCAatcaaatgaagaaaatgatataCTTATTATCACAATATTAAGCGACTAAAAAGATCTGATCTTAAAGTACAAGTATTTGCCTGTCGTTGTTACAccaatataatcataaaatttcaCTGGACAATGTAACTGCAAAGCATATTCATGCACTAACCGTCCTCTTCATCACAATTCACAAGCCAAATCTAGGTTTGGATACAGATAATCATAAGAGGTGAAATTGCAGAGAATGATTTTATCCACATATCGTGGGTGTCATCATGCGAGCATAAAAGCAGAAAAGACATAATGTTTAGCCTAGCTTTTCTCGGGCTTCCCCTCTCCttaaaaggaaagaataaaacaCACAATCTAAAATGCTCTTAAAAATTAAGTAGCTTAATTTTTATAGAAGGAACAAAAGCAACTTTTAAGGAAAAGCTGGGCGAAGGAGTTTTAGAAAAAGTTGTTCTCTCGTCTCTCCCACTCAACTCGCTTTGTCCTTGGTCATCACCTTTAACTTTGATTGACATGGTTTTAAGCCAGAAAAAAGGCAAGTAGTATCTTATAATTAAAACTATGTGGATGGCTAATGTTGGTTTTgcttaaatttgatctcaagtATTCATAATGAACAATCAGCATTCTCGTGCTAAAGGTAAAAATGTTCTCTCTCTCATTCTGTCTCATTGtatggcaatttttttttccaaatttaactttcttttaaaattaaaattaagaaaagttacaaaatgaagaaatttaCCTGCAAGGAGTAGGTattaagtaaacaaacatttactCCAGTAAGCTAGGGtacaatcaaacaaaaaaaataaaatcttaccGCTTCCATTAACTGCCTTACTTCAGACTCAGAAATCTTAGTACCCAGTTTTGGCAGACCAGTTTTCATCTCTTCAAAAGTGATTATTCCATTGTTATCTGTGTCCATGGATTTAAACATTTCCTTCAAGCCAATGATTTCTTCTTCAGAAAGATTTTCAGCAATAACCtgtaataaaatacaaaatttcaaatataatctttggatcaaatTCCGAAATaattctttctatttatttactatattgGCATTTTGATAGATACATACCGTTTTCAGTTCTTGAGGCTTTTGATATAATGGTAACTTTAGATATTCTATTAAAAGTAGTTTACCTTCAGAGCTACTTTCTTGAGCTTGTTCATTGCCCTGAATTGCTTCATTCTGGTTAAAACAGCAATATCTAGAGGTTTATCAGATGCTCCATCTTCTCTCATCCAAGGATGATCTGGAGtatatatacaatattttattatgactaGTTGACCCAAATAAGCAAATTGCCAAGAAAGTTAAAGCTCAAATGCTCCATAACAGAACAAGAGAAAGCATCAATTTTTCGTGCTGCTTGAGCAAGCCAACTAAccaatcatgaaaatataaattttgaaaaaaaaaagcgaATGAAGCTGACAATCAAATGTTACAGGTATTgccaaataatatttaaaaccaATGCATGtatttagtgaaaaaaaaaaaacttctaatATATAGGCAATATTATAACTCACtaaaattaatacaatattgtttcatattattttcaattcattctCATCCAAAGTTTTCAACTTCTAAGATTCAAATTGactttgaatataaataaattcttcTATGTACAAAATAACCAATAACCAATATGAAAAGAatctttatttaaatgtatGATCTTACAGCAaacatttttgttaaaatatctttttatagaTCATATATTTAATCGTGAAATCTAATTTCTGTAATAAATTCTCCTCATGAGATGACAATCTAAAATCCAAAAtagatgcaaaattatttttcttaatttttaaatagcacttaagtaattaagtatcttaaaattgaataatcttaataatgaaaataatataacaaatagTGTATCATCGATTTACCTATCCCACCCGAACTTGCACAAGTTAAGCCTCAGTAATCAATTTTAACGTAATTATTATTCTTTGAACCATCTCTCTTCTGTTTATTATGATCCCATCtccatatatatttttcatctgctccaaaaaattactattaataaattttcaaatacttatCATTCTTTGAACAATCTCTCCTCTGTTTACTATGGTCTGACctccatatatattttttatctgctacaaaaaattacaattaatcaTTTTACACTATTTTAGGAGTGAAttcataaaaagtaaaaaaaaaaaattcttataaagAATCATTATATGttcatttcataaaatttagtAAACA encodes:
- the LOC114173236 gene encoding calmodulin-interacting protein 111-like, giving the protein MEHRNILLSALSVGVGVGVGIGLSSGQHLSKWGVNGNSSSDRVTPENLEQEMLRMVVDGRESSVTFDQFPFYLREQTRVMLTSAAYVHLKNAEVSRYTRNLAPASRTIMLSGPAELYQQVLAKALAHYFEAKLLLLDLTDFSLKIQNKYGYANKRSTFKRSTSETTLERISDLFESFSMFSQKEELKGKIHRQPSGGDLRSMESEGFCNPSKMRRNASASANISNLALQSNPTNSASAPQKNITNWPFDEKLLVQTLYKVLMYVSKTYPIVLYLRDVDKLLYRSQRTYNLFQKMLNKLHGRILILGSRVLDSGSDSKEVDERLSSVFPYNIEISPPEDESYHVSWKSQFEENMKTIQTQDNKNHIMEVLAANDLYCDDLGSICVADTIAFSNHIEEIVVSAISYHLMSNIDPEYRNGKLVIPCSSLSHALGIFQEGKFSTRDTLKLEAQAVTTEPREEAAVKPETASEKPAPEIKAEADTSISVGKTDGENAFPASKVEVPPDNEFEKRIRPEVIPASEIGVKFSDVGALDETKESLQELVMLPLRRPDLFRGGLLKPCKGILLFGPPGTGKTMLAKAIANEAGASFINVSMSTVTSKWFGEDEKNVRALFTLAAKVSPTIIFVDEVDSMLGQRTRVGEHEAMRKIKNEFMTLWDGLMTNPSERILVLAATNRPFDLDEAIIRRFERRIMVGMPSAENREKILTTLLRKEKVDKKFDFKELATMTEGYSGSDLKNLCTTAAYRPVRELIQQERIKMLEKRQKGVEEQNNNAGNTQDGVEAKEEVKQERVISLRPLNMQDFKEARSQVSASYAAEGAGMSELKQWNEMYGEGGSRKKEQLSYFL